GCCGAAGGTGCGGCATTCGGGTTGCCGGAGGTGGATAACGGAGCCCTGGGTGCTGCCACCCATCTGATGCGCCTGGTCCCCGCCCATCGGGCCCGATGGATGCTCCTGAGTTGTGAACCAGCCTCGGCCGAGGAACTGCACGACTTCGGGTCGGTGCTCCGGGTGGTGACCCCGGATGCGCTTCAAGAGGCGGCTAAGGAGGTCGCCGCGGTCTTGGCGGCCAAGGATCCGACGGTGCTCCGAGCCGCTAAGGCGTCGCTGAACGGCATCGACCCGGTAGACGTACATCGGAGTTATCGCTTCGAGCAGGGTTTCACCTTCGAGCTGAATCTGGCTGGTGCCGGCGACGAGGCCCGGGAGGCGTTCCTACGCGGCGACCGGGAGTCCGACGCGACAGCCGATTGAGCGGAGGAAACCTTGATGGCCAACGTGACGCTGGTCGTGATGGCTGGCGGTTTGGGCAGCCGGTTCGGCGGGGCCAAGCAGTTGGCCGAGGTGGGGCCGAACGGGGAGGCCCTCCTGGACTTCGCTATCCGTGACGCCCGGGCCGCTGGAGTGACACGGACCGTGGTGGTGGCCCGCTCGGACCTGGAGGACAACCTGCGCGCTCACCTGAGGTCGCACCATCCTGCCGACCTGGACCTAGAGGTGGTCCACCAGGACGCCCATGGTCCCTCCCGGGCCAAGCCATGGGGAACCGGCCACGCTTTGGTGGCCGCCGCCGCCGTGGTGGATGGTCCAGTGGTGGTGCTCAACGCGGACGACTTCTACGGCGAGACGGGTGTGTCCCGGGTGGTTCGGGCCGTGGACCGGCAGCCCGAGCGGGCTGTGATGCTGGGTTTCGCCCTGGCCGGCACCCTCCCAGCCGAGGGTCGGGTGTCGCGTGGGATCTGTCGCGTCAGCCAGGGCGGGCGGCTTGAGGGACTGGCGGAAACCCACGGGATCGGGTGGGAGGGGTCAGCAATTACCTCGCGAGACCCGCTGGGTGAGTTGGCACCGGGCACACCGGTGTCGATGAACATCTTTGGTCTACCCCGGTTGGCGCTGGACACCTTGGCT
This genomic window from Acidimicrobiales bacterium contains:
- a CDS encoding enoyl-CoA hydratase family protein, with amino-acid sequence MALHETIADGVATVVMDNPPVNALGIADTYALADLLDGYGNRADVRSVILTAEGYGFCAGVDIKEIQALPGNEGILGANRSCLRVFRSVYECAVPVVAAVNGFCLGSGIGLVGNADVIVAAEGAAFGLPEVDNGALGAATHLMRLVPAHRARWMLLSCEPASAEELHDFGSVLRVVTPDALQEAAKEVAAVLAAKDPTVLRAAKASLNGIDPVDVHRSYRFEQGFTFELNLAGAGDEAREAFLRGDRESDATAD
- a CDS encoding NTP transferase domain-containing protein, whose translation is MANVTLVVMAGGLGSRFGGAKQLAEVGPNGEALLDFAIRDARAAGVTRTVVVARSDLEDNLRAHLRSHHPADLDLEVVHQDAHGPSRAKPWGTGHALVAAAAVVDGPVVVLNADDFYGETGVSRVVRAVDRQPERAVMLGFALAGTLPAEGRVSRGICRVSQGGRLEGLAETHGIGWEGSAITSRDPLGELAPGTPVSMNIFGLPRLALDTLA